A region of Leifsonia xyli DNA encodes the following proteins:
- a CDS encoding catechol 1,2-dioxygenase, with protein MIKLLSHLSYVEITSPDVEASVKFYEEQVGLTVVDRIDGSVYLRCWGDYYAYSVVVSPGPEPTLVTMAWRTSSAEALEEAASRVQAAGIEGEWLDDVHTIGRAFRFTGPWGHSMTLHWDVTRHQAPGHVASIYPDRPEKRSKVAGAPRQLDHVTIATSDVDAFAAWYNDVLGFRIMARTVLDEAPVSIFSVLTTNEKSHDLGVVLDGSTRAGRVNHYAFWVDTYEELLIAADTLMENGVPIEYGPSIHGIGEQTFLYYREPSTLRIELNTGGYRNYVPDWQPNTWKPSLGSNNFYRNGAMPMSMTESFPAADGPSATEEGVPDEIKDALLNPYAVQGRG; from the coding sequence ATGATCAAGCTTCTCTCCCACCTGTCGTATGTGGAGATCACGTCCCCCGATGTCGAGGCGTCCGTGAAGTTCTACGAGGAACAGGTCGGGCTGACCGTCGTCGATCGCATCGACGGCTCCGTCTACCTCCGCTGCTGGGGCGACTACTACGCCTACTCGGTCGTCGTCTCGCCCGGCCCCGAGCCGACGCTCGTGACGATGGCCTGGCGCACTTCGAGCGCCGAGGCTCTGGAGGAGGCGGCTTCGCGCGTCCAGGCCGCCGGCATCGAGGGCGAGTGGCTGGATGACGTGCACACCATCGGCCGCGCATTCCGGTTCACGGGTCCGTGGGGTCACTCGATGACCCTGCACTGGGACGTGACGCGCCACCAGGCACCCGGCCACGTCGCGTCGATCTACCCGGACCGCCCGGAGAAGCGCAGCAAGGTCGCGGGCGCTCCGCGTCAGCTCGACCACGTCACGATCGCGACCAGCGACGTCGACGCCTTCGCGGCCTGGTACAACGACGTGCTCGGCTTCCGCATCATGGCCCGCACGGTGCTCGACGAAGCGCCGGTCTCGATCTTCTCGGTGCTGACCACGAACGAGAAGTCGCACGACCTCGGAGTCGTGCTCGACGGATCCACCCGGGCCGGCCGCGTCAACCACTACGCGTTCTGGGTCGACACCTACGAGGAGCTGCTGATCGCGGCCGACACCCTGATGGAGAACGGGGTGCCGATCGAGTACGGCCCCTCCATCCACGGGATCGGCGAGCAGACGTTCCTCTACTACCGCGAGCCGTCGACGCTGCGGATCGAGCTCAACACCGGCGGCTACCGCAACTACGTGCCGGACTGGCAGCCGAACACCTGGAAGCCGTCGCTCGGCTCGAACAACTTCTACCGCAACGGCGCCATGCCGATGTCGATGACGGAGTCGTTCCCCGCGGCCGACGGCCCGAGCGCGACGGAGGAGGGCGTCCCGGACGAGATCAAGGACGCGCTGCTCAACCCGTACGCCGTCCAGGGCCGGGGCTGA
- a CDS encoding cyclase, which yields MAAPSASPADLDRNDPEAEIAARADAYRNWGRWGEDDVLGTLNFIGADVRARAAGLVREGIAVSLSQSFDMNGPQKGWRRRTNPVHTMLDTGTDAERGSQGFPHGLGGADDVIAMPLQCSTQWDGLGHIFDHGFAWNGRRAGDVVTSDGDLVTGIENAAAAIVSRGVLLDVGRHLRPESGELEDGYAITAADLRSCAEAQGATSTVRTGDIVLVRTGQLARVRRDGWGEYAGGPAPGLSLTTAGWLHDSEIAAIATDTWGFEVRPNEFDVPAFQPLHQVVIPNIGLTIGEMWDLEELASECARLGRYDFLLSAPPLPITGAVGSPVNPIAVL from the coding sequence GTGGCAGCGCCGAGCGCGAGCCCTGCCGACCTGGACCGCAACGACCCGGAGGCCGAGATCGCCGCGCGCGCCGACGCCTACCGCAACTGGGGCCGCTGGGGTGAGGACGACGTGCTGGGCACGCTCAACTTCATCGGCGCCGACGTACGGGCACGCGCTGCCGGGCTGGTCCGCGAGGGCATCGCGGTGTCGCTCTCGCAGTCGTTCGACATGAACGGCCCGCAGAAGGGATGGCGCCGCCGCACCAACCCGGTGCACACGATGCTCGACACCGGGACCGACGCCGAGCGCGGCAGCCAGGGCTTCCCGCACGGACTGGGCGGCGCCGACGACGTCATCGCCATGCCGCTGCAATGCTCCACCCAGTGGGACGGCCTCGGCCACATCTTCGACCACGGCTTCGCCTGGAACGGCCGCCGCGCGGGCGACGTCGTGACCAGCGACGGCGACCTGGTGACCGGCATCGAGAACGCGGCCGCCGCGATCGTCTCGCGCGGCGTGCTGCTCGACGTCGGACGGCACCTGCGCCCCGAGTCCGGTGAGCTGGAGGACGGCTACGCCATCACGGCGGCCGACCTCCGATCCTGCGCCGAGGCTCAGGGTGCGACGAGCACGGTGCGCACCGGAGACATCGTCCTGGTGCGCACCGGCCAACTCGCCCGCGTGCGGCGGGACGGCTGGGGCGAGTACGCGGGAGGGCCGGCGCCGGGGCTCTCGCTGACTACGGCGGGCTGGCTCCACGACTCCGAGATCGCCGCGATCGCGACGGACACCTGGGGGTTCGAGGTGCGACCGAACGAGTTCGACGTGCCCGCCTTCCAGCCGCTGCACCAGGTCGTCATCCCGAACATCGGGCTCACGATCGGCGAGATGTGGGACCTGGAGGAGCTCGCGTCCGAGTGCGCGCGGCTCGGGAGATACGATTTCCTCCTCTCGGCGCCGCCGCTGCCGATCACGGGAGCGGTCGGATCGCCGGTCAACCCCATCGCAGTGCTGTAG
- a CDS encoding 2-polyprenyl-6-methoxyphenol hydroxylase — protein MTAVTKVAIAGAGVAGLAAAIQLAKAGVDVDVFDAKPELSALGSGITLQGNALRAFDALGVWEDVQSAGYFFEGLTLRAPGPDAPVVAELPDVKTGGPDFPATGGMYRPDLARILLRHAEAAGATVTFGAPVTAVSEGPDGVAVEVGGRPAGTYDLLIGADGLNSGVRRLIGIETEPQRTGMGIWRAFVSRPASVERSELYYGGPVYIAGYTPTGEDTMYAFLVEAAQDRQGLTDEQATAIMIEESAAYGGPWNDIRADLERGAHVNYTWFTHHIVPAPWNRGRAVVIGDAAHSCPPTIAQGAAQALEDAVVLTELLVSADALDDALWDAFHARRVPRAQAVVEASVQLGQWQIDHDPDADAPGLMFGIAHRMAEPA, from the coding sequence GTGACCGCTGTCACCAAGGTCGCCATCGCCGGAGCCGGCGTCGCCGGTCTGGCCGCCGCCATCCAACTCGCCAAGGCGGGCGTCGACGTCGACGTGTTCGATGCGAAGCCGGAGCTCAGCGCGCTGGGCTCGGGCATCACCCTCCAGGGCAACGCCCTGCGGGCGTTCGACGCGCTGGGCGTCTGGGAAGACGTGCAGTCCGCGGGCTACTTCTTCGAGGGGCTCACCCTCCGCGCGCCGGGTCCGGATGCGCCGGTCGTCGCCGAGCTGCCGGATGTGAAGACGGGCGGCCCCGACTTCCCGGCGACCGGCGGGATGTACCGGCCGGATCTCGCGCGCATCCTGCTCCGTCACGCCGAGGCCGCGGGCGCGACCGTCACCTTCGGCGCCCCCGTGACCGCGGTCTCCGAGGGACCCGACGGGGTCGCCGTCGAGGTGGGCGGACGTCCGGCCGGCACCTACGACCTGCTCATCGGCGCCGACGGGCTCAACTCGGGCGTGCGGCGGCTGATCGGCATCGAGACCGAGCCGCAGCGGACCGGCATGGGGATCTGGCGCGCCTTCGTCTCGCGGCCCGCGTCGGTGGAGCGCAGCGAGCTCTACTACGGCGGCCCGGTCTACATCGCCGGCTACACCCCCACCGGCGAGGACACGATGTACGCCTTCCTCGTGGAGGCGGCGCAGGACCGCCAGGGCCTGACGGACGAGCAGGCTACGGCGATCATGATCGAGGAGTCAGCGGCGTACGGCGGCCCGTGGAACGACATCCGCGCCGACCTGGAGCGCGGGGCGCACGTCAACTACACCTGGTTCACGCACCACATCGTCCCCGCTCCCTGGAATCGCGGCCGCGCCGTGGTCATCGGCGACGCGGCGCACAGCTGTCCGCCCACGATCGCGCAGGGCGCCGCTCAGGCGCTCGAGGACGCCGTCGTGCTGACCGAGCTGCTGGTCTCGGCCGACGCGCTCGACGACGCGCTGTGGGATGCGTTCCACGCCCGTCGGGTGCCTCGCGCCCAGGCGGTCGTCGAGGCGTCGGTGCAGCTCGGCCAGTGGCAGATCGACCACGACCCGGACGCGGACGCGCCCGGGCTGATGTTCGGGATCGCGCACCGGATGGCGGAGCCGGCATGA
- a CDS encoding 3-oxoacyl-ACP reductase: MTSGPELTGGLAGSTVVVTGAARGQGLAEALLLAAAGARVIATDVVEAEGGLPSGIDVWTLDVTDEDGWAALAATIEAELAGVPLRGLVNNAGVTHRAGIADTARDDWDRVLAVNLTGPMLGMRALAPLMSAGSSIVNVGSVAGLTGHYTAAYTASKWGLRGLSRVAATEYGPRGIRVNTIHPGFIETGMTANAPGAMREAQLDLTPLERLGEPADVAGLVAFLLSDAAAYISGADIPVDGGFASSAGAKHLADRIAAGAR; this comes from the coding sequence ATGACCTCCGGCCCGGAACTCACCGGCGGTCTCGCCGGCTCGACCGTCGTCGTCACGGGGGCCGCGCGAGGCCAGGGGCTCGCCGAGGCCCTGCTGCTCGCCGCGGCAGGTGCGCGCGTGATCGCCACCGACGTGGTCGAGGCGGAGGGCGGCCTCCCGTCGGGCATCGACGTGTGGACGCTGGATGTGACGGATGAGGACGGGTGGGCGGCGCTCGCCGCGACGATCGAAGCCGAGCTGGCCGGCGTTCCGCTCCGCGGCCTCGTCAACAATGCGGGCGTCACGCACCGCGCGGGCATCGCCGACACCGCCCGCGACGACTGGGACCGCGTGCTGGCCGTGAACCTGACCGGGCCCATGCTCGGGATGCGCGCCCTCGCACCGCTGATGTCCGCGGGCTCGTCGATCGTGAACGTCGGTTCGGTGGCGGGCCTGACCGGGCACTACACGGCCGCCTACACCGCATCCAAGTGGGGCCTGCGCGGCCTCTCGCGCGTCGCCGCCACCGAGTACGGCCCGCGCGGCATCCGCGTCAACACCATCCACCCCGGCTTCATCGAGACCGGCATGACCGCGAACGCGCCCGGCGCCATGCGCGAGGCGCAGCTCGACCTCACCCCGCTCGAACGGCTCGGCGAGCCCGCCGACGTGGCGGGCCTGGTCGCCTTCCTCCTCTCGGACGCGGCGGCCTACATCTCCGGCGCCGACATCCCCGTCGACGGGGGCTTCGCCTCGTCGGCCGGCGCCAAGCACCTCGCCGACCGCATCGCCGCCGGCGCCCGCTGA
- a CDS encoding hydrolase, whose protein sequence is MFMYFPTNYVWSLAVVATLNNGGYIDEVDRACKPVLLASQNGDDAGTAELYAAWAAVADRLVAKAAADEAAGRRIGAGETYYRASLYTSQAERLQSPRWEGRNAAYQKSIDLLLKHVELSRIPLTRVEVPYEGSSLPGYFYRAPGDGPHPVVIQWNGLDSTKEMMYYSGFPKMLAERGISTLMIDTPGSGEALRLRGLTARYDTEVWAAAIVDWIEANASELNADVDRLGIVGWSLGGYYAPRAAAFEKRLKLAVAWGANHNWAAVQEARRNREGENPVPHYWDHVFWVWGVDSMDAFIEKTAGMHLNGVAEQITVPLLITHGAGDRQIPVRYAHETFDQAVNSPKRELRIFDDPEGGTEHISIDNMPYVAGIIADWVAETFETVGQDS, encoded by the coding sequence GTGTTCATGTACTTCCCGACCAACTATGTGTGGAGCCTCGCGGTCGTCGCGACGCTCAACAACGGCGGATACATCGACGAGGTCGACCGCGCGTGCAAGCCGGTGCTGCTGGCCTCGCAGAACGGGGACGACGCCGGCACCGCCGAGCTGTACGCCGCGTGGGCCGCGGTCGCCGACCGGCTGGTCGCGAAGGCCGCCGCCGACGAGGCCGCCGGGCGGCGGATCGGCGCGGGCGAGACCTACTACCGCGCGTCCCTCTACACGTCCCAGGCCGAGCGCCTGCAGTCGCCGCGGTGGGAGGGACGGAACGCCGCCTATCAGAAGTCCATCGACCTGCTGCTGAAGCACGTCGAGCTGAGCCGCATCCCGCTCACCCGCGTCGAGGTGCCGTACGAGGGGTCCTCGCTGCCCGGCTACTTCTACCGCGCGCCGGGTGACGGTCCGCATCCCGTCGTCATCCAGTGGAACGGTCTCGACTCGACCAAGGAGATGATGTACTACTCAGGGTTCCCGAAGATGCTCGCCGAACGCGGCATCTCCACCCTCATGATCGACACGCCCGGCTCCGGCGAGGCGCTGCGGCTGCGCGGACTCACCGCGCGCTACGACACCGAGGTCTGGGCGGCGGCGATCGTCGACTGGATCGAGGCGAACGCGTCAGAGCTGAACGCCGACGTCGACCGGCTGGGCATCGTCGGCTGGTCGCTCGGCGGCTACTACGCGCCGCGCGCCGCCGCCTTCGAGAAGCGGCTGAAGCTCGCCGTCGCGTGGGGCGCGAACCACAACTGGGCCGCGGTGCAGGAGGCGCGCCGCAACCGCGAGGGCGAGAACCCGGTGCCGCACTATTGGGACCACGTGTTCTGGGTGTGGGGCGTGGACTCGATGGACGCCTTCATCGAGAAGACCGCGGGGATGCACCTGAACGGCGTCGCCGAGCAGATCACTGTGCCGCTGCTGATCACCCACGGCGCCGGCGACCGGCAGATCCCGGTGCGGTATGCGCATGAGACGTTCGACCAAGCGGTGAACAGCCCCAAGCGGGAGCTGCGGATCTTCGACGACCCCGAGGGCGGCACCGAGCACATCTCGATCGACAACATGCCGTACGTCGCCGGCATCATCGCCGACTGGGTCGCCGAGACGTTCGAGACGGTGGGCCAGGACTCCTGA